The nucleotide window CGGCGGTTACAAGCAGTCGGGCGTCGGCCGCGAGCTGGGCTCGCACGGCCTGTCCGAGTACCTCCAGACCAAGTCCCTCCAGTTCTGACCGGAGCTGGCTATAACCGGCCAGAACCGGTCGGAACCGACCGGTTCTGCAGTTCAAGAGTCCTACAGCCCTAGAGTCCCGGGAGCGTTGTCCGTCATGACCCGCGCCGCTGTGCTGCCCGCCGTCGGCTCTCCTCTGGAGATCACCGAGATCGACCTGCCGGAACCCGGCCCCGGGCAGGTCCGTATCCGCCTCGCCGCCGCCGGGGTCTGCCACTCCGACCTCTCCCTGACCGACGGCACCATGCGGCTGCCGGTGCCCGCCGTGCTCGGCCACGAGGGGGCGGGCACCGTCCTCTCCGTCGGACCCGGGGTCGGGCACATCGCCCCCGGCGACGAGGTGGTACTTAACTGGGCCCCCTCGTGCGGGAGCTGCCATGCCTGCTCGCTGGGCGAGGTGTGGCTGTGCGCCAACGCGCTGGCCGGGGCCGCGAACGTCTACGCCCATCGCTCCGCCGACGGCACGGACCTCCACCCCGGCCTGAACGTCGCCGCGTTCGCCGAGGAGACCGTGGTGGACGCCGCATGCGTACTGCCGGCGCCCGCCGGGATCCCCCTGGCGGACGCGGCGCTGCTCGGCTGCGCCGTACTGACCGGTTACGGGGCCGTGCGCTACTCGGCCCAGGTCCGGCCCGGCGAGACCGTGGCCGTCTTCGGGGTCGGCGGGGTGGGACTCGCGGCGATCCAGGCCGCCCGGATCGCCGGTGCCGCCACGATCGTGGCGGTCGACGTGTCGCCGGAGAAGGAGGCCCTGGCCCGTGAGGCCGGCGCCACCGAGTACGTGATCGCCTCGGACGGCACAGCCCGCGAGATCCGCGGCCTGACCGGCAGGCAGGGCGTGGACGTGGCCGTGGAGTGCGCGGGGCGTGCCGTGACGATCCGTACCGCGTGGGAGTCCACCCGCCGCGGCGGCCGTACGACGGTCGTCGGCATCGGCGGCAAGGACCAGCAGGTCACCTTCAACGCGCTGGAGATCTTCCACTGGGGCCGCACGCTCGCCGGCTGCGTCTACGGGAACTCCGACCCCGCCCGCGACCTGCCGATCCTCGCCGACCACGTCCGGGCCGGACGGCTGGACCTGGGCGCCCTCGTCACGGAACGGATCGGTCTCGACGGCATCCCGTCGGCGTTCGAGAACATGCTGGCGGGCAAGGGCGGCCGGGCGCTGGTGATGTTCTGAGCTCCAGCTCCCCGGCCGGTGCACGCCGCCGGCCAGGAGCGCCGGAACCGCCGGAACCGCCGGAACCGCTAGGAGCGTTCGGGCCGTGGCTCCGCGGCCGCGCCGACCGCCGTGGCGGGGGTGACCTCCGCGGCGGCCGGGGCCGCTCCCGCCCGCGGGCCGGACCGCGACACCGCCACCCCCGCGAGGCACACCAGACCGCCGGCGAGGGTGATCCAGCCCGGCACCTCGTCGAGCACCGCCCAGGACATCAGGACCACCAGCGCGGGCACCGCGTACGTCGTGGCGCCCATCCGCCCGGCCGTCGTACGGGCCAGCGCGAACGCCCAGGTGGTGAAGGCGAGCGCGGTCGGGAAGACGCCCAGGTACAGCATGTTGAGGGTCGCCGACAGCGGGGCACCCTGGGCGTCGGAGACCAGCTGCCCGGCGAACGGCAGGCAGGCCACCGCCCCGATCGCGCACCCGTACGTCGTCACCTGGAGCGCGGAACCGTGCCGCAGGGCGGGCTTCTGGGCGACCACACCGCCCGCGTACGCGAACGCGGCGACCAGGCAGAGCAGCACACCGAGTACGGAGGCGCCGCCCTCGCCCGACATGGACAGGCCGACGACCGCCGCGCCGACGAAGGAGACGGCCATCCCGGCGAGCAGCCGCGACGGCAGGCCCTCCTTGAGCAGCCGTCCCGCGAGCAGGGCCATGATCAGCGGCCCGATGTTCACCACCAGGGCGGCGGTGCCCGCGTCGACCTTCTGCTCGCCCCAGTTGAGGACCACCATGTACAGCCCGAACCAGAGCAGCCCGGACACCACGATCCCCGGCCACGCGGCCCGTGCGGGCAGGCCCTCCCGGCGGACCAGGCAGATCAGTCCGAGGACCAGCGCGCCGGAGAGGAGCCGTCCCAGGGCCAGCGCGCCGGGCGCGTAGGCCTCGCCGGCGCTGCGGATGGAGACGAAGGCGGAGGCCCACAGCAGCACGGTGAGGCTCGCCGCCGCGGCGGCGAGCAGTTCTGCGCGAGGGGTGGTCGGGCGGGAGTTCATCACGTTCCAGAGGCTAGGTGGGGTGGCGGAAAAGGGCTCGCGCTTTTCGGACCGGCCGCTCCGCCCGGTGGCGTGGTGATGTGTCCGCGGGCCGGCGGGGGCCGGGCGCGCGGTTCCCTCGCCCCTGAAGGACGGGGCTGCGTCCCGGTCTTTCGTTCATCGCAGGGTTTCCGCCTGGATGCCCAGTAGGTGCGAGAGGACCCGCTCGCCGGTCTCCGTCACCTTGACCGCCCGTTCCGAGCCGATGCGTACACACCAGCCGGCGGTCAGGGCGTGATGGCAGAACGCGGCGCCCGCGACCCCGGCGAGATGAGGGCGCCGTTCCGTCCAGTCCAGGCAGGCACGGGCGAGA belongs to Streptomyces sp. V3I8 and includes:
- a CDS encoding Zn-dependent alcohol dehydrogenase, which codes for MTRAAVLPAVGSPLEITEIDLPEPGPGQVRIRLAAAGVCHSDLSLTDGTMRLPVPAVLGHEGAGTVLSVGPGVGHIAPGDEVVLNWAPSCGSCHACSLGEVWLCANALAGAANVYAHRSADGTDLHPGLNVAAFAEETVVDAACVLPAPAGIPLADAALLGCAVLTGYGAVRYSAQVRPGETVAVFGVGGVGLAAIQAARIAGAATIVAVDVSPEKEALAREAGATEYVIASDGTAREIRGLTGRQGVDVAVECAGRAVTIRTAWESTRRGGRTTVVGIGGKDQQVTFNALEIFHWGRTLAGCVYGNSDPARDLPILADHVRAGRLDLGALVTERIGLDGIPSAFENMLAGKGGRALVMF
- a CDS encoding DMT family transporter, which translates into the protein MNSRPTTPRAELLAAAAASLTVLLWASAFVSIRSAGEAYAPGALALGRLLSGALVLGLICLVRREGLPARAAWPGIVVSGLLWFGLYMVVLNWGEQKVDAGTAALVVNIGPLIMALLAGRLLKEGLPSRLLAGMAVSFVGAAVVGLSMSGEGGASVLGVLLCLVAAFAYAGGVVAQKPALRHGSALQVTTYGCAIGAVACLPFAGQLVSDAQGAPLSATLNMLYLGVFPTALAFTTWAFALARTTAGRMGATTYAVPALVVLMSWAVLDEVPGWITLAGGLVCLAGVAVSRSGPRAGAAPAAAEVTPATAVGAAAEPRPERS